The following coding sequences are from one Chloroflexota bacterium window:
- a CDS encoding bifunctional enoyl-CoA hydratase/phosphate acetyltransferase: MAIRKFSELMEEAKKVGPKMVAVVAPHEPEILLAAQDAEREGIANCTLVGDRDLIRRLAAEHKIDITKMMIIQEPEPKAAARKVMELLRMGHADLAMKGKLETGDFLRAALDREMGLRVGRLFTHIAVFELPGFDRLLFVTDSGVVVAPTLEQKVEIVQNAIMVAQRLGVTEPKVAILAATEMVNPKIPTTMDAANLAKMADRGQIQGGLVDGPLALDNAISPESVAIKGIKGPVAGYADILVAPDVEAGNMLAKAMTYFAKGKMAGVVVGGKSPLIVASRSDPHETKLVSMGLGVLLAS, encoded by the coding sequence ATGGCTATCAGAAAATTTTCCGAGTTGATGGAGGAAGCAAAAAAAGTAGGCCCCAAAATGGTGGCGGTCGTTGCTCCACACGAGCCAGAGATCTTGCTGGCAGCTCAAGACGCTGAGCGTGAGGGCATTGCGAACTGTACGCTGGTTGGGGATCGCGATCTGATTCGCAGATTGGCTGCGGAGCATAAAATTGACATAACTAAAATGATGATCATCCAGGAGCCGGAGCCGAAGGCGGCAGCGCGCAAGGTGATGGAATTGCTGCGCATGGGACATGCGGATCTCGCTATGAAGGGCAAACTGGAAACAGGGGATTTTTTGCGTGCAGCTCTGGATCGGGAGATGGGTTTGCGTGTTGGCCGCCTCTTCACGCACATCGCTGTCTTTGAGCTCCCGGGCTTCGATCGGCTGTTGTTTGTCACGGATTCAGGCGTTGTGGTTGCCCCCACGCTGGAGCAGAAAGTTGAAATTGTGCAGAATGCTATCATGGTCGCACAGCGCTTGGGGGTGACGGAGCCCAAAGTGGCGATTCTCGCAGCAACAGAGATGGTCAACCCCAAAATCCCAACGACCATGGATGCAGCGAACTTGGCTAAGATGGCTGATCGTGGGCAGATCCAAGGCGGGTTGGTAGATGGCCCTCTGGCATTGGACAACGCCATTTCACCCGAATCGGTAGCGATTAAAGGCATCAAGGGCCCCGTGGCAGGATATGCGGATATCCTGGTAGCTCCCGATGTTGAAGCCGGGAACATGCTGGCCAAAGCGATGACCTACTTTGCCAAGGGCAAAATGGCCGGCGTGGTAGTGGGAGGTAAGTCCCCATTGATCGTGGCTTCGCGCTCCGATCCTCATGAGACCAAGCTGGTCTCCATGGGCTTGGGCGTATTGCTGGCTTCTTAG
- a CDS encoding MFS transporter: protein MTDQQRPDQPIGTTFQADRVLTIAAGHMLHDTYTGFLAPLLPVFIANLGLSKAQAGALTIFQQGPSLLQPAIGHLADRFNLRHLVFLGPAIAAVMMSLLVIAPSYMVLVLLLTVVGLSSAGFHAVGPAVAGQLSGRRLGQGMSFWMVGAEVARTFSPLIVVTALHLLTIRRLPWLMLIGLLGAALLYARLKDVPFQLTTTEQPAPWKEALLSMRRVMLPLAGVLTLRAFLVAALTTHLPILISEEGSDLWLAGASLSLVQGGGAIGVLVAGSLSDRLGRKPTILATLLIAPPLLLLFLAIKGWLRLPLLFLLGFTTLSNNPVMMAMVQESFPSNRAMANGMYLAMTFVSSSIMAVLVGMLGDLFGLRLAFTISALAPLLGVPLILLLPGGREQVSRA from the coding sequence ATGACTGACCAACAACGACCCGATCAACCAATCGGCACTACATTCCAAGCCGACCGCGTGCTCACCATCGCCGCCGGGCACATGCTGCACGATACCTACACTGGCTTTTTGGCCCCACTCCTGCCCGTCTTCATCGCCAACTTGGGCCTGTCTAAGGCACAGGCTGGTGCATTGACCATATTCCAGCAAGGGCCATCCTTGCTCCAGCCTGCCATTGGGCATTTAGCTGACCGTTTCAACTTGCGTCACTTGGTCTTCCTAGGACCCGCCATTGCCGCAGTGATGATGAGCTTACTGGTTATTGCACCCAGCTACATGGTGCTAGTCTTGCTGCTGACCGTGGTGGGCTTGAGTTCGGCCGGTTTCCACGCTGTAGGACCAGCCGTGGCGGGCCAATTATCTGGCCGGAGATTGGGTCAGGGGATGTCTTTCTGGATGGTCGGCGCAGAAGTGGCGCGTACCTTCTCCCCACTGATCGTTGTTACAGCGCTGCATCTCCTGACCATTCGCCGCCTGCCCTGGCTCATGCTCATTGGGCTGCTTGGTGCAGCGCTGCTCTATGCGCGCTTGAAGGATGTGCCATTCCAGCTAACAACGACCGAACAGCCGGCACCTTGGAAAGAGGCATTGTTGAGCATGCGCAGGGTAATGCTGCCCCTAGCCGGTGTCCTCACTTTGCGCGCCTTTCTCGTGGCGGCATTGACTACCCACCTGCCCATCCTGATCAGCGAAGAGGGCAGCGACCTGTGGCTAGCAGGTGCATCCCTCTCGCTAGTGCAAGGAGGAGGAGCTATAGGAGTGCTCGTGGCTGGTTCGCTTAGCGACCGCCTGGGTCGCAAGCCCACAATCCTGGCTACTTTGCTCATCGCACCACCGTTGTTGCTTCTGTTCCTGGCAATCAAGGGCTGGCTGCGATTGCCTCTCCTCTTCCTGCTCGGTTTCACTACGTTGTCCAACAACCCGGTAATGATGGCCATGGTCCAAGAGAGCTTCCCCAGCAACCGCGCCATGGCTAATGGCATGTATCTGGCAATGACCTTTGTCAGTAGTTCCATCATGGCAGTATTGGTGGGAATGCTGGGCGACCTGTTCGGCCTGCGCCTAGCTTTCACGATCAGTGCCCTTGCCCCACTGCTGGGAGTGCCCCTGATATTGCTGCTGCCAGGAGGCAGAGAACAGGTCAGCCGGGCTTGA
- a CDS encoding FAD-dependent oxidoreductase, with amino-acid sequence MKNDQPTRKPSDQDLVIVFQSEAEMPEVTMSLGTTLYNKTGSWRYLRPVYRNKTPPCNRACPAGEDIVQYVGMVNKGNYEEALQRILEENPFPGVCGRVCPHPCEHECNRTQLGGAIAIHALERFLADLPRARTLPILKPVASSAAQVAVIGSGPAGLSCAYQLARRGYRVTVFEALTAPGGMMRVGIPPYRLPREVLDREIAAIEALGIEIRTGMRLGDNLSWQDLKPYQAIFLAIGQHRSHKLGIHGEDAPGVLAGLDFLRRVNLGEKVQVGPRVAVIGGGNTAMDAARSALRLGAPQVSILYRRSRQEMPAIAEEVDEAEQEGIRIEYLTAPVEVLRSDGRVASLRCVRMRLGAPDESGRRRPEPIPGSEYVMEVDSVIAALGQDADLSCLPEGVQVERDRIVIQETAATSAQGIFAGGDAATGFGTVAHAIGSGKRAALAIDCYLRGEPLSSFPPLTEQVHAAPREMDPTVVHFEDINLAYFTEEPRIPLPQRTAAERTKDFVEVNLCLAEGDARREAARCFSCGTCNACDTCWLYCPDVAISRHNHTEYEVNYDYCKGCGVCVEECPREAISIEEELKWKK; translated from the coding sequence ATGAAAAATGACCAACCAACTAGAAAACCATCAGACCAGGATCTGGTCATCGTTTTCCAAAGCGAGGCCGAAATGCCTGAAGTGACCATGTCTTTGGGCACCACTTTATACAATAAGACAGGCTCGTGGCGATACCTTCGGCCGGTGTATCGCAACAAGACTCCCCCTTGTAACCGTGCTTGTCCCGCTGGAGAGGATATTGTCCAATACGTGGGTATGGTGAACAAAGGGAATTATGAAGAAGCGCTGCAGAGGATTCTGGAGGAAAATCCATTCCCCGGAGTATGCGGCCGTGTATGCCCCCATCCGTGCGAACACGAGTGCAACCGTACTCAGTTGGGTGGGGCAATTGCTATCCATGCTCTGGAGCGCTTCCTGGCTGATCTGCCTCGGGCACGCACCTTGCCCATCCTGAAGCCGGTGGCATCTTCGGCAGCGCAAGTGGCTGTGATCGGTTCGGGGCCAGCCGGCTTATCCTGCGCCTACCAATTGGCACGTCGGGGATATCGAGTGACTGTCTTTGAGGCGCTAACTGCTCCAGGTGGCATGATGCGGGTAGGCATTCCTCCTTATCGCCTGCCTCGTGAGGTACTGGATCGTGAAATTGCGGCTATCGAAGCACTGGGTATCGAAATTCGCACTGGCATGCGTCTGGGCGACAACTTGAGCTGGCAGGACCTGAAGCCTTATCAGGCGATATTCTTAGCCATTGGTCAGCACCGCAGCCATAAACTGGGCATCCATGGCGAGGATGCGCCAGGTGTGCTGGCAGGACTGGATTTCCTGCGTCGGGTCAACTTGGGTGAGAAAGTACAGGTTGGTCCGAGAGTTGCCGTCATTGGCGGGGGTAATACCGCTATGGATGCTGCCCGCTCCGCGCTGCGGCTCGGTGCGCCACAGGTGTCTATCTTGTACCGACGTTCACGCCAGGAGATGCCAGCTATTGCCGAGGAAGTTGACGAGGCAGAACAGGAGGGTATTAGAATAGAGTACCTCACGGCGCCGGTCGAGGTGCTGCGGTCAGATGGAAGGGTCGCCAGCCTGCGCTGTGTGCGCATGCGGTTGGGAGCGCCGGATGAAAGTGGGCGACGTCGTCCAGAGCCTATTCCCGGCTCGGAGTACGTCATGGAGGTAGACTCTGTGATTGCTGCCTTGGGGCAGGATGCGGACCTCTCCTGCTTGCCTGAAGGCGTGCAGGTGGAGAGGGATCGGATTGTCATCCAAGAAACGGCGGCTACTTCGGCGCAAGGAATCTTTGCTGGCGGGGATGCAGCCACTGGCTTTGGTACAGTGGCTCATGCCATTGGCTCCGGCAAGCGGGCAGCCTTAGCGATTGACTGCTATCTACGTGGTGAGCCTTTGTCAAGCTTCCCACCGCTGACGGAGCAAGTGCATGCGGCACCCAGGGAAATGGATCCGACAGTAGTGCACTTTGAGGATATCAACTTGGCGTATTTCACGGAGGAACCACGCATACCATTGCCACAGCGCACAGCAGCAGAAAGAACCAAAGATTTCGTCGAGGTAAATCTTTGTCTCGCTGAAGGGGATGCACGTCGTGAAGCGGCGCGCTGCTTCAGTTGTGGCACATGCAATGCGTGCGACACTTGCTGGCTGTATTGCCCTGATGTCGCCATCAGCCGGCACAACCATACGGAGTATGAAGTGAATTACGATTACTGCAAGGGCTGTGGTGTATGTGTAGAGGAGTGTCCCCGCGAAGCCATTTCCATCGAGGAGGAATTGAAATGGAAAAAGTGA
- the porA gene encoding pyruvate ferredoxin oxidoreductase, with translation MEKVIMGNHAVSYGVQLARVQVIAAYPITPQTQVVEILSEFCADGLLDAKFIKVESEHSVMAAVVGASIAGARAFTATSSHGLALMHEVLHWASGGRLPIVMANVNRALGPGWNVWTEQTDSLAQRDTGWIQFYCETNQEVLDMVIQAYKIAETVLLPVMLVLDAFVLSHTEEPVDIPDQATVDRFLPPYQPKFRLQPGNPCSFYGLVGPEHWMELRYKMQRAMEQAVQVTQQVGAEFGQVFGRPYDVIEKYRMEDAEIVLVASGSIVGTSREVVDELRAQGQRVGLLKIRMFRPFPFAAMRQALAGVRKVAVIDRNISYGYGGIFASEVKAALYGIPDAPIIFPFVIGLGGRDVTPQSIHKIVQYTQQYDKPAEEIVWMEVKR, from the coding sequence ATGGAAAAAGTGATCATGGGCAACCACGCTGTATCCTATGGAGTACAGCTTGCCCGTGTGCAGGTTATTGCTGCTTATCCCATTACGCCGCAGACACAGGTGGTGGAGATACTCTCCGAATTCTGCGCGGATGGACTGTTGGATGCCAAATTCATCAAAGTCGAGTCCGAGCATTCGGTCATGGCCGCAGTTGTTGGCGCATCTATTGCTGGAGCGCGGGCATTTACGGCTACTTCTTCCCATGGCCTGGCGTTGATGCACGAGGTGCTGCATTGGGCCTCGGGTGGACGGTTGCCTATTGTCATGGCGAATGTCAACCGCGCTCTGGGGCCTGGCTGGAATGTGTGGACAGAACAGACGGACAGCCTAGCGCAGCGTGACACGGGCTGGATACAGTTTTATTGTGAGACCAACCAGGAAGTGCTGGACATGGTGATACAAGCCTACAAGATTGCTGAGACGGTCCTATTGCCGGTGATGCTCGTGCTGGATGCCTTTGTGCTCTCTCATACGGAAGAGCCAGTGGACATCCCGGATCAGGCCACCGTGGATCGTTTCCTCCCGCCCTATCAGCCGAAATTCCGATTGCAGCCAGGCAATCCTTGCTCTTTCTATGGCCTCGTTGGTCCGGAGCATTGGATGGAGTTGCGCTACAAAATGCAGCGCGCCATGGAGCAAGCAGTGCAGGTCACCCAGCAAGTGGGTGCAGAGTTTGGACAGGTCTTTGGACGCCCGTACGACGTCATAGAAAAGTACCGCATGGAGGATGCGGAGATCGTCTTAGTGGCATCGGGCAGCATTGTTGGCACTTCGCGCGAGGTTGTGGATGAACTGCGTGCGCAGGGACAGAGGGTGGGACTGCTGAAGATACGCATGTTCCGTCCTTTCCCCTTCGCTGCCATGCGGCAGGCATTGGCTGGAGTGAGGAAGGTAGCGGTCATTGACCGCAACATCTCCTATGGCTATGGGGGGATTTTTGCCTCCGAAGTGAAGGCAGCGCTGTATGGCATACCTGATGCACCGATCATCTTTCCCTTTGTCATTGGCTTGGGTGGACGCGATGTAACACCGCAGTCTATCCACAAGATTGTCCAGTATACCCAGCAATATGACAAGCCAGCTGAAGAGATTGTCTGGATGGAGGTCAAACGATGA
- a CDS encoding pyruvate synthase subunit beta, with protein sequence MSYDVPEQELMTPGHVACPGCGAPMAVRYALKALGENTVVIIVASCWSIIAGPFPYTAVQVPLLHTLFATGGSVASGVKAGLEACGYKDTTVLTVAGDGGTFDIGIQALSAAVERNEDFIYMCYDNEAYMNTGIQRSSATPWGAWTTTTPVKHPKEQPKKDMVAIMAAHRIPYTATATVAYPEDLIRKVKKAKDIRGSKFLHVLSPCPSGWKSEPAQSVLLSRLAVQSCVFPLYEVEHGGKYTITVWPREKVPVERYLRLQGRFAHLKPEDLRYIQENVDREWERLVEKAKASGQEIPIIPSA encoded by the coding sequence ATGAGTTACGATGTGCCAGAACAAGAATTGATGACGCCAGGCCATGTAGCCTGTCCGGGTTGTGGGGCTCCTATGGCAGTGCGCTATGCGCTCAAGGCTTTGGGCGAAAACACAGTGGTGATTATTGTTGCTTCGTGCTGGTCCATTATTGCCGGACCATTCCCTTATACGGCGGTACAGGTGCCTTTGCTACACACTCTCTTTGCCACTGGTGGCTCAGTCGCTTCGGGCGTGAAGGCTGGACTGGAGGCTTGTGGCTACAAGGATACCACGGTCCTCACGGTGGCTGGTGATGGCGGGACCTTTGACATCGGCATTCAAGCCCTCTCAGCGGCAGTGGAGCGCAACGAAGATTTCATCTACATGTGCTATGACAATGAAGCATACATGAACACCGGCATTCAGCGCAGTTCGGCTACCCCGTGGGGCGCCTGGACGACGACTACGCCGGTGAAACACCCGAAGGAGCAGCCCAAGAAAGATATGGTGGCTATCATGGCAGCACATCGTATCCCTTACACAGCCACAGCTACCGTTGCCTATCCCGAGGATCTGATACGCAAGGTGAAGAAGGCCAAGGATATCCGCGGCAGCAAGTTCCTGCATGTGCTCTCTCCCTGTCCCTCTGGTTGGAAATCCGAACCGGCGCAGTCGGTGCTCTTGTCGCGGCTGGCGGTGCAGAGTTGTGTGTTCCCACTCTATGAAGTGGAACATGGGGGAAAGTACACCATCACCGTGTGGCCACGAGAAAAGGTTCCCGTGGAGCGCTATTTGCGACTGCAAGGGCGTTTTGCCCATCTCAAGCCGGAAGACTTGCGTTACATCCAAGAGAATGTGGACCGCGAGTGGGAAAGGCTGGTGGAAAAAGCCAAGGCAAGTGGGCAGGAAATTCCAATTATTCCATCTGCCTGA
- a CDS encoding pyruvate ferredoxin oxidoreductase subunit gamma, translating into MIEVRIHGRGGQGAVIASKVLADAAFREGRYVQSFPSFGVERRGAPVAAFTRIDDKPVRIRCQIYNPDHVMVLDPSLMQVVDVTAGLKEGGWILINTEEPPESFNLSSKFRVATVDANRIAIKHRLGPRTAPIVNTAILGAFARITGIVGLKAVMEAVREAVPVKPEDNVAATQEAYEMVVSKE; encoded by the coding sequence ATGATTGAAGTGCGAATACACGGTCGTGGTGGCCAAGGAGCAGTCATCGCTTCGAAAGTGCTGGCGGATGCTGCTTTCCGAGAAGGTCGCTATGTGCAATCCTTTCCCTCTTTTGGTGTGGAGCGGCGCGGTGCACCGGTAGCTGCATTCACGCGCATTGACGACAAGCCAGTGCGCATTCGCTGCCAGATTTACAACCCGGATCACGTGATGGTGCTTGACCCCAGCTTGATGCAGGTGGTTGATGTCACAGCAGGACTGAAAGAAGGCGGTTGGATTCTGATCAACACCGAGGAGCCTCCAGAATCCTTCAATCTGTCATCCAAATTTCGCGTGGCCACGGTGGATGCAAACCGCATTGCCATCAAACATCGCCTTGGGCCGCGTACCGCGCCCATTGTGAATACCGCGATTTTGGGCGCTTTTGCGCGTATCACAGGCATCGTCGGTCTGAAAGCAGTGATGGAGGCAGTGCGCGAAGCCGTGCCGGTCAAACCCGAAGATAATGTAGCTGCCACACAAGAGGCATATGAGATGGTGGTGAGCAAGGAGTAG
- a CDS encoding MBL fold metallo-hydrolase has product MRVGNVECFLVSDGECRIDGGGHFGLVPKVLWQKFFPADELNRVTTALNCLLILSEGKRILVDTGFGRKLSPKDLEINGLEPARSDLLDDLQRLGYTAADIDIVINTHLHSDHCGGNTILRDGVAVPTFPNAQYWIQRLEWADALYPNERTRNTYLPENLLPIQGAGQLRLLFGDTRVTSEVRCQVTRGHTRAHQCVIIESAGEAAIFLGDLASMAIKMERLGWISAFDAEPMETLETKRSIRNWAWEKRALLIFEHDLRMPMGYLVKDGDSFRVVAPPG; this is encoded by the coding sequence ATGCGAGTAGGCAATGTGGAATGCTTCCTTGTCAGTGATGGCGAGTGCCGCATAGATGGCGGTGGGCATTTCGGCCTAGTGCCCAAGGTGCTGTGGCAAAAATTCTTCCCAGCAGATGAACTCAACCGTGTGACAACAGCCTTGAATTGCCTGCTGATCCTCTCTGAAGGCAAACGCATCCTGGTTGATACGGGCTTTGGCCGCAAGCTATCGCCGAAGGACCTCGAAATCAATGGCCTTGAGCCGGCACGTAGCGATCTACTGGATGATTTGCAGCGTCTGGGCTATACAGCGGCCGACATTGACATTGTTATCAATACCCATTTGCATTCGGATCACTGTGGCGGCAACACCATCCTGCGCGATGGCGTGGCAGTGCCTACCTTTCCCAATGCACAATACTGGATTCAGCGCCTGGAGTGGGCCGATGCGCTTTATCCCAATGAACGCACGCGCAATACTTACCTCCCGGAAAATCTGCTCCCTATTCAGGGGGCGGGTCAACTTCGCCTGCTCTTCGGAGATACCCGTGTTACCAGCGAGGTGCGTTGCCAGGTGACCAGAGGGCATACCCGGGCGCATCAGTGTGTCATTATCGAATCGGCAGGGGAAGCAGCGATTTTCTTGGGCGATCTGGCGTCTATGGCCATCAAAATGGAGCGGTTGGGGTGGATATCGGCTTTTGACGCAGAGCCAATGGAGACGCTCGAAACAAAGCGATCCATCAGGAATTGGGCGTGGGAAAAACGAGCGTTGTTGATCTTTGAGCACGACTTGCGCATGCCCATGGGCTACCTGGTCAAGGACGGGGATAGCTTCCGGGTGGTCGCTCCACCGGGTTAA
- a CDS encoding radical SAM protein, which produces MNRLSIPAPLSAGILLSYKCTSACRHCLYACSPRWKADWLTLDDAETILTQLAATMRSTYGYPGRVGINEGLHFTGGEPFLHFDLLLEVTALARRLGIRGTFVETNCFWCTDDAKTREKLIRLKEAGLDGILISVNPFIIEQVPFERIQYAVRISAEVFPGNVMMYQRFFYEQFRQMGLKGTLPFEEYLQRGGYGLHYAELLPGGRVSYALAHLFQKYPAQHFFSSSCRHELVRDWHVHVDNYGNYVPGYCGGLSLGDARDLNALLRGINLDELPVLHALLTSLEELYRLGKTYGYEERDGYVSKCHLCTDIRRYLARVGDFQELKPREFYEHLED; this is translated from the coding sequence ATGAACAGGCTTTCTATTCCTGCGCCGTTATCTGCCGGCATTCTCCTTTCCTACAAATGCACCAGCGCTTGCCGGCACTGCCTCTACGCCTGTTCTCCGCGGTGGAAGGCAGATTGGCTCACGCTAGATGACGCGGAGACCATTCTGACGCAGCTTGCCGCCACGATGCGAAGTACATATGGATATCCCGGCAGGGTAGGGATCAACGAAGGATTGCATTTCACGGGCGGCGAGCCTTTTCTCCATTTCGACTTGCTGCTCGAAGTCACTGCCTTGGCACGCCGGCTGGGCATTCGCGGTACGTTCGTCGAGACGAATTGCTTCTGGTGTACTGACGATGCCAAGACCAGGGAGAAACTGATTCGACTGAAGGAAGCAGGGCTGGACGGCATCCTCATCAGTGTGAACCCGTTTATCATCGAGCAAGTGCCTTTCGAGCGCATCCAATATGCTGTACGCATCAGTGCAGAAGTCTTCCCGGGCAACGTGATGATGTACCAGCGATTCTTCTATGAACAGTTCCGCCAGATGGGATTGAAGGGTACCTTGCCTTTTGAGGAGTACCTGCAAAGAGGAGGCTATGGCCTGCACTATGCCGAATTGTTGCCAGGAGGGCGAGTTTCCTATGCTCTGGCGCACCTCTTCCAGAAATACCCGGCACAACATTTCTTCTCTTCCTCTTGTCGTCACGAGTTGGTGCGCGACTGGCACGTTCACGTGGACAACTATGGCAACTACGTGCCTGGCTACTGCGGTGGTCTGTCCCTGGGCGATGCACGTGACTTGAATGCACTCTTGCGGGGTATCAACTTGGATGAGCTTCCCGTCCTACACGCCTTGTTGACGAGTCTGGAGGAACTCTATCGCTTGGGCAAAACCTATGGCTATGAGGAGCGGGATGGCTATGTCTCCAAATGCCATCTCTGTACAGACATTCGGAGGTATCTGGCTAGAGTCGGCGATTTCCAAGAACTCAAGCCACGGGAATTCTATGAGCACTTGGAGGACTGA